Below is a genomic region from Medicago truncatula cultivar Jemalong A17 chromosome 3, MtrunA17r5.0-ANR, whole genome shotgun sequence.
aaaatcaccaTCAACAATTACGTAACCAAAATTTCATGTGGAGAATTGAATCCACTTTGGGAACTATGTTGAAAGTAGATAGAGTGAAATCCTTGCACTGTAGGGGGAAATTTGCAAGAATACACGCTTAGCAAAATCTAGGTAGACAACTTGAATCTCATATAATGCTAAGAGGAACTATAGTAAACGTGGAATATGAAGGCTtataccttttttattttagatgtGGGAGGTGTATGGCCACAAGTTGGAAACTTCAGAGAACACTTTGAAGAGTCGGTTAGAGATGACGAAATAGCTCTATAGAGAGGATAAATTTGGGTAGTGGGCCGGCAACAATCTCAACTGAGAGACATAAAAAAAGGGTAAATAGCTAAAAATTCCTTGAAATTataactttcgtcaaaaactCCTTTGACTTTTAAGACACTTCAAAAACCCTCGTGAAATTGTCAAACGTATTGATCAATTTGCTCCCTGCATCAGTTTCAATACGATGTGGCGTTTGATTGTCTACGTGGCACTGCCACGTGTTTGAAGTGTCATGCCACGTCACAGAgatattttttagggttatGAATAAGTACCCCTGAAATTTTacatttatgtgcaaaatgctccATGGAGTTGATAATAATCAAGCAAATTGTCtctatgacaaaaaaatattcttcttcTCCCTATTGATGTATGACAGTCTTTAATCAGCATCTCACACAAATTTCTTTAATGGAATCcactaatcaactatcaataatttCATATcattacaatttaattttttaatattaaaaacatGTGGAACCCACTTAAAATTGAGGTCTTATTTAGACTTTGGATCTTaagtacccaaaaaaaaatctccccAACGGAGTACATAAATAGGTACCAAGTCTTCAAATTTGAGTTCCTCCACTAAAGATGGTCTTATTACACATTCAGATACCAAAATATCTATTACCCctaaattgattgattctcAACTGTTACTCGTTAGGACATTAAACCGAAGACTACCATTATGTATCCTTTAATCTCAAACGTTTGAAACAATTAAAGgacttttaaaactaaaatcaatttgtaATCGAATGATCATAAGACAAATTGTCCAGGAGAAACGGAATTCAATTGTTAGgcggaacaatttttttataagaatttaGTTACTTTTCAGATTACCAAGACACATTCCCCCGAGATTCGAAGAGTTagcaaataatattaataattgaaTAAATTCTCAAATAACTAAATACATGTATACTTTCAAAAGCAATTATATTTACTCACAAGTAAATTAATTAGTTTCGTGAGTTTAATTTGGTTTGTAGAGacattgcattatatatgcAGGGATTGAAGTTCGAACATCGAACattccacttattcatcttaaaatatgaatttccaATCATTAAGGGCTCATTTGTTacgaattaaaataaaagtgaatttgacataaaataatttatggaaaatcaaaatctattttgcgtttgtttaccataattaaaatcatttttaaaaaaagttagtttgtttggatacaactatataaaagagattttttgtcacaaaattaattcaatcttttaacccttatttttctctattttttaagaagctacTTTTAACGGTttctcatttgaagttgtttttagactttttttagaatctttttttttttaaaaaaaaaaaaaaactgtaacaaatggatgcaatattcttaaaaatgattttttttttaaaaaaaatatatcgaaCGGGctctaaattatttgaaaaaatatattaattttgtataaaaataatttaatcaattaactaaaaatactttttaaaactataaaatatCCAACATAAAGAAGAAAGCACAACACTTTTTTGTGatgcataataataataacttttcaAGTGGTCTTACTTTTGATTCTAAAAATGACCCGTGATTGATGCATTTGGCTAAGACAATATTTAAGACTAATAAGTTATTGACAGTTTGAGTCTTGCAGTAAGACACCATTATTTTACATTAACTTTCACACACCTTATGTACGTAAGCAATGTTGTACAAGTATAGAAATACAACTATTTTGAGTTTGTACCCTTCACACGTAGTACTTAGTACTAACTTTGCAATACTACACTGTCTTTACTCTTGTTCTTGTTTTGGTGGTTGGTTGTATTGAAGCAAAAGTGTTAGGTGGATAGATTAGATGTATCTTGTTCTGTTCTgttcttcaccttcttcttaTCTCTTCTTTCCCCGTTGCATGTGCCGGATTTTTCGGTTCTTGTTTCCATAATTCACCTCCTGGAACAAACACTCTCTTGTAAGTAAATCTCTTACCTTTTTGTTCTTTCTGTTCCTCTCTCTCTactaaacaaaaaacaaaaatctttcTGGGTTTTCTAGTTTTActctaaaagttaattttttttactatttatcAGAAGCCTTATGTGTGATTtttctgataaatgtttttccatttttattctCTCAACTTTATGTTCATGAAAAaaagtttacatttttttgtttaattatcttCTAGTTTTTTCAATCTATGAAAAGATTCATTCCTTTTACTTTCATTTAATATGGATCttaattatatttgaatttatgtaaaaaaaattgatttttctttgttatagATTGGATTTGATGGGAGAAGCAGGTGAATTACGAAGTTGGGATGAATTGATTCCTGATGCATTAGGGGTGATCTTTACAAATCTTTCTCTGAAAGAGAGAGTGACAGTGATTCCAAGGGTATGTAAATCATGGTGTAAAGCAGTGTCTGGACCTAATTGTTGGCAAGAGATAGATATTGAAGAATGGAGCAACTATTGCCAACCTGATAAACTTGATCAGATGCTTCATATGCTTATAAGTAAAAGCTGTGGATCTCTCAGAAAGTTGTGTGTTTCTGGTCTTCAAACTGAGACCATTTTCACTTTCATTGCTGAAAAGTAAGCATAATTAACTCCGTAGTCTTACTTTATTTTAGAGAATGAAATTGATGTATGAATGCTTGCATAGTTAATGTTATTGTTATGCTAATTGTTAAAATGTTTAACAAAAGGATATTTATTTGAGCAGTGTTccacaaatcgagtgttaaaatGCTGACTGTTCATATTAAGGTTAATTACATAGTTAGTCTTGATTCAGTTAAGGTGATACTACTATGGAATTAAATATAAACAGAAAAGTACATGTATCTGGTCCAATAATGGATCAAATTTGTgtactttttttgtttatatttaagtcCAAAGAGAACATCACTTGGACTAGAAGGAAATTAAATTGATAAACAAGAGAAAAAGTTGAATTAGCGACAGATAATTATAGTcgaaaaaacatgaaattcagCTTTAATTTTGTTGCTGAGTGTTAAAGATGCAAAAATTGGTGATTGATTTCATTTTCCTTTCTTACTGTTATTGTACTAAAGTTAAATGAAatcttattatctttttatactCTTTTGTACTAAAGTTAAATGAAatcttattatctttttatactCTTTTGCAAGTGCTGGTTCCCTTCGGAGTTTGAGACTACCAAGGAGCAATATGAGCGATTTGGTTGTGGAACAAATTGCTGGAAAATTTTCTGTGATAACTTTCTTGGATGTGAGCTATTGTATCAAAATTGGTGCATGTGCAATTGAGATGATAGGCAAGAACTGCAAACTGCTAGAAGGGTTGTGTAGGAATATGCATCCATTGGATACCGCCGGCAAGCCATTACAAGATGATGAAGCATATGCAATTGCAACCACAATGCCTAAGCTCAAGCATCTTGAAATGGCTTATCATAGGATCAGCACTTCCGGGGTAGTTCAAATACTTTCAAACTGTCCAAAGCTTGAATTTTTGGATCTGAGAGGTTGTTGGGGTGTCAACCTAGACGAGAACAAGTCCGCGAAGCAGAGTTTTCCAAAACTTAAAGTTTTGGGGCCTTTTGTTCTTGGTGCTTATGAGAGTGATGGTTGGGAAGATGATGACTACTCAGATGTATCAGATGAGTATTTAGCTTGGGATTTTGTAGCTGGTAATGAATactatgttgatgatgatagtGATGGTTATGAAGGAAGGATAGATGATGAGCTTGAGTTTGGATTATATGAAGGGATAGAAGATGCTGGAATGTATTGGCCTCCATCACCATAATTTGATTGTATCATCAATTACATTTGCTATTAATTACTATTGTATGGATTTTCTAGTATGTGTGACTAATGCTTCAACTTGAATTTTATGTATCAATTAATCAATGATGTGTATTTTTCTTGAAGATTAAGAAATTTAGCTTGTTCTTTCTATCATAGTAATATTGTTTCATCTCCAATGAGTTTGTTAAATAACGTGCTTGATTATTAAGCAACAGCCACCAAGACTTGAGTGTGTGTGATTGTGATTATCTTGACATTCCTAAGAGCTATGTCACTTGTGAACTCAATTCATTGTTGCTTAAGTGGGGTCTAATAGTGCCACATATAAAGCAACTCATTTAATTGAGTGAAGTGAAAACCTACTTTAGTACTTGAGAGAAACTTTCAGATCCATTGTGGTTCTTgggaaaaataaaaccaactttcaatttctaaaaaaacaaactgAAATAATTTAGTCCCTAATTGTACCACAGttaaaaaattgcttttttgtttgtttgtttgttgtgacAATTTCAAAATGGACGATTAGATGATGAcaatgattaaaaagaaagacaTAACTATTGTTATTGTTAGACTGAACAACTTCACTCAAGTTTGAACTTAAAACCTCACAATTGTGTGCGAATTTCAAATAATGTTTGTCGtttaatcaacaaaaagaaagagacaTTTTAACccttatatataattaaaaagtgacatagggatttttttttctttataaggATTAATCCATCCCTTTTTAATTATTGTCAAAAACCAAATTGtctctttttaattattgtcacaaatataatttttttattttatatataagaaaattcaCCTCTTAAGATAAATAAGTGGAGAATCCATGATTCAAACCTCACCTCATACATATATAATGTAATATTTCTATCAACTGAAGTAAATTTACGGAAGTCGAAACTTCAATCTCTTTACAGCACCTAAAAAATGATCCCACaatttagtttatatatttCACAATCGCTCTCACATACTTATATTAGACTTGTGTTCTCCAATGGAACACCCTAATGGtgtagagttaaaaaaaaaaaaaaaaaaaaaaaaaaagaagttattagACTTGTGAGCCATTGATCAACTTGTCGTTGGATATGCACTAATTTAGGTTGAAGTGTTGGATGGAGATGATCTTATTTACCTAACCTTAGATTTGTTTAGCTTGTAGCACTTCTCAAAACTTTGATGAGAAAACAACTAATTGAAAAAGTGGAAAAAGAGCACTTTAATTGAAAAAGAGCAAGATCCGATCCTGGTTTCACATTTAGAGTCTTACTTTATGTAATTAGAAGATTGTTAGGtaagaaacttgaattttggcttacaaaaatgttaaattgtacgtagtagaaaatatttatttgattgaatCGTAGAGTTAGGATCTTGACTCGTCTAAGTGGGTacattttgaaattttctttgttgaacaataaatttattaCCGAAAGTGCAAGCAAGCAATAATTAATGGTGAGTTGACATGATATCTAAGTGTTGGTCGGGTAAATACTAGATAAATCGATTGGATTTGAATCTACAAGAAAATTGTTGGGATTGATatggaaaatggaaaataaGTGTGTTGATCCGCGGAAAAATAAAAAGGTCGTCTGACATGACAAATTTTCTTGCGTTATGTTTGATCGTAAGAAGAGTAAACAGTTACTTCGGTCCTACACTTATCTATCACAAACGTCTCTGATTCAGAATTAAATATAAAGTGGTACGTGAATGAGCAGTTTTGTGTTATTGGTTTAGTCTATGACGTTAGAAATTTCTGTTAACTTGTGAGGTGACGTGAATGAGGGTGTTACAAGAATTAAaatgaaagtagaaaatggtcactttggtccctgaaccaaaaatcaatatccccaGATTGAATTTCAAATCCTTAAGTCTCTAAATCTCATCTAATTCTCTCtttgttcaaaatcattttttttgccggtgttaacaaaaaaaaaaattgattttgaacaaaagaggGAATTAAATGAGATTTAGAGATTTgagaattaaattcaaaatttaggGATTTAAGATTCAATTTAGGGATATTAATTTTCGGTTTAGAGACCAaattaaccattttttacaaCTCTCTCATACTATGATGATgttattctctcttttcatttttctctcaattgattttgatatgcgAAGGTTTATGATtataacatttatatatatatatatatatatatatatatatatatatatatatatatatatatataataggaGTTTGTTATgatacacccactagtttttattaaggtgtgttttagcaaagatataactaaaaagttgttaaatacatcttaaggtgaatgttgctaaaacacaccttctaaaaaaataagtgggtgtatgttagcaactcctatagacatttgctaggatacactcacttattttttagaaggtgtgttttagcaagttataactaattaaaaagtagttaaatacaccttaaggtgtagcttgctaaaacactcctacataaaaactagtgcgtgtgttctagcaaatctcatcttatatatatatatatatatatatatatatatatatatatatatatatatatatattgagagTATCTTACCAacataaatagaaattaaagaaTTTATCAAAGCCATCTAAAATCTTCTTCCCAAAACGTAAAACcattcatccttttttttttctttctgaaactCCTCCTTCCCCTCCTCTCTTTTAGGTTACTGGGTCACCTCAATAGCATACCGATACCCTACAAAACGAATATAGCATCggagtgttaaaaaaaataccattggaaattaaaataatcacatAAACACACTGAAGAACTCCTAGAGCGAATCGAATCACATATTAATGCAAGAAGACGGGGAATATATGTATGATTCGTGCATTTTTAATGTTGCGTTATGTCTCTAGGAATGTCTTGGATCGATGGATCGTTCATAGTATTCTCCCTAGAACATTAAGTATTAATTTGTTAGTGCAATTCTTAATACCATCTTTAGTATTCTCCCTAGAATATTTCCATAGCTAGTAGTCACATGAttacatgtgataattttttggaTCTTGTAGAATATCATGACTACAATCCAACCTTTGAAACTTGTGTCCGACCATTGTTTTGGAGGCTTCAAGACTTTAGTGTTTAGGTTTAGACAAAATACAAGAGCTATAAAGTTGGCAAGGCACGTGATTAAGatgttcaaaattaataaagGTTCAATTATAAGATAATTAATCACCACATGCATGTTGTGGTTGATTGCAAAATGGAGATGACAAAGCTGGTTAGTGAATCAGAAGGGtaaaagtttgtttgtttgtccTTATTGTCTAAAAATGATGCCAAAATTATAGGACCACACCAAAGGTAATGTCCTCACTTTCACATATCTGGTCACTGTTGCTTATTCTCAGATTAGATTAGATCTACGTACATTTTTGCTATTCAGTGTGTGGTGCTTCAAATTGCATGCTTCATCATTAAATAACTGGTGGTCCCACCTTCTACACACTAAAATATACTctttccgtttcaaaatatatgaaaaattcactttttaggttcatttatttaatgacaTTAAATGAATgacattaaatgaatgaacctaaaaaatgaatttttcatcTTTCCCTTTTCCCCCTCTTCCTACTTTAGCATGATGACATACATTTTCGTTTAAAAAGATTTACAGTAATATAATACCTAGGATATAATTAACCATTAAGTGGAGTAGTTTTTTTCTTCgatttcaaatatataaaaaaatatatattttactaataataaattatcacagttaattttgttaatgcatagtaaaaatatttcaaaatatggtgcagaaaataataataattttcttgaaaaatgtGTAAAACTAAAAAGAATACCATAATTTGAGATGGAAGAAAtacattttaagaaataatgATGTTAGTAAATTAAATGGatatatttaattgaattttacttatattttaaagagcaatgttatatattaagaaagattttatcaaaaaaaatttaagaataacATGACAGAATAATCACcattagattttatcaagaaattgttttgaaattaatgttagccaataaaatctcaatctGGCCGTAAATCATGGGGTGGTaggtgttatgtattttttctttttttatgaaaggttaataaatgagactgaaatttaagggtgattattgtgtcatgtcattcttgaatctttcttgataaaatcattcttgatatatactccctccatcccaaattatatgacgttttgggcatttcacacatattaagaaatgtaattaatattgtgtgggaaatatatattatgagttgttttacaaaattgtcctcaataaatgatataggaaagataaatgaaggaattgaaaaaaaaaaaagagtaataaatagttaaggatataataggaaaagtaacattaatttttcattggtattgtaaagcgacatacaatttgggacaaatattttttctaaagtgacatacaatttgggatggaTGGAGTAGCATTTTCCTATTTTAAACCACCAAAATCTGACGGATATATCTTTAAGAgtcatgctaacaagtgtttAAAGGACACTTATTAaggattttaaaatagaaataattgataagttttatataaaaaaaaaaattatttttaaagtttcaatatGTGTTAATGCATCTTAATTAAACCTGCGAAAGTTAGATTCTTTCTCTGGTAAATCCTgtggaaaattgcttttctgataTTGAGAACTTCACAAtgacacaagtaatttattaaatagccccagcggtagttaacaaTCGTTGGGCTAAGCGGCGGCAGTTGACAGCCGCTGGgcttcagcggtagttaactaccgttcatAAGATACAACTTAAAAGAAAACTGTGACATTGTAGGAAAGAGAAACACATGGGTGAGTCAAATTTCTTTCTTCAGCTTTCTTCTTCCTcgtgtgttgttgttgttgtgggaTGATTTCTTCAACTTAtcatttctttctctattaGAAATTggaatcattatttttttttttttattgttaaaaaacatAATCTCAACTTTTGTTTGAAAGCCATCAAAAGAGGAA
It encodes:
- the LOC25489485 gene encoding F-box protein FBW2 is translated as MGEAGELRSWDELIPDALGVIFTNLSLKERVTVIPRVCKSWCKAVSGPNCWQEIDIEEWSNYCQPDKLDQMLHMLISKSCGSLRKLCVSGLQTETIFTFIAENAGSLRSLRLPRSNMSDLVVEQIAGKFSVITFLDVSYCIKIGACAIEMIGKNCKLLEGLCRNMHPLDTAGKPLQDDEAYAIATTMPKLKHLEMAYHRISTSGVVQILSNCPKLEFLDLRGCWGVNLDENKSAKQSFPKLKVLGPFVLGAYESDGWEDDDYSDVSDEYLAWDFVAGNEYYVDDDSDGYEGRIDDELEFGLYEGIEDAGMYWPPSP